In Massilistercora timonensis, the following are encoded in one genomic region:
- a CDS encoding SAM-dependent methyltransferase: MDELRTVLEDNLNSEFLLAVLSNPRRADGPNKVRIRPVRHKDRHVYQFEAFCGTQVFHQNLEKEEACGKILEYMENFRQMQLETQSAAVSALVSKKGKVTVKKKLRARKKAPAETDHNRKKHYILEEGISVPFLQDLGVMTAEGKIVRTKFDKFRQINRFLEFIQDVLPKLPREREIRILDFGCGKSYLTFAMYYYLHELQGLDVRILGLDLKEDVIRACNQLSQRYGYEKLRFLEGNIADYTGADEVDMVVTLHACDTATDFALAKAVGWKAKVILSVPCCQHELNGQMENELLRPILQYGLIKERLAALVTDGLRAQYLEREGYDVQVLEFIDMEHTPKNILLRAVRTGRKGENGAAIQACEEFFHVSPTLGKLLDHKGDLQ, translated from the coding sequence ATGGATGAATTAAGGACGGTATTAGAGGACAATTTAAATAGTGAGTTTCTTCTGGCGGTGCTGAGCAATCCCAGGCGGGCGGACGGCCCGAACAAAGTGCGGATCCGTCCGGTCCGGCACAAGGACCGGCATGTCTATCAGTTTGAAGCCTTCTGCGGGACGCAGGTGTTCCATCAGAACCTGGAGAAGGAGGAGGCCTGCGGGAAGATCCTGGAATATATGGAGAATTTCCGGCAGATGCAGCTGGAGACTCAGAGCGCGGCGGTCTCCGCGCTGGTGAGCAAGAAGGGAAAAGTGACGGTGAAGAAGAAACTGCGGGCCAGGAAGAAGGCGCCGGCGGAAACGGATCACAACCGGAAAAAGCATTATATCCTGGAGGAGGGAATTTCGGTTCCATTCCTGCAGGATTTGGGCGTGATGACGGCGGAGGGGAAGATCGTCCGTACGAAATTCGACAAATTTCGACAGATCAACCGGTTCCTGGAGTTTATCCAGGACGTTCTGCCTAAGCTTCCCAGGGAGCGGGAGATCCGGATCCTGGATTTTGGCTGCGGGAAGTCCTATCTGACATTTGCCATGTATTATTATCTCCACGAACTGCAGGGACTGGACGTGCGGATCCTGGGACTGGACCTGAAGGAGGACGTGATCCGCGCCTGCAATCAGTTAAGCCAGAGATACGGCTATGAGAAGCTGCGGTTCCTGGAAGGAAATATCGCCGATTATACCGGAGCGGATGAGGTGGATATGGTGGTCACTCTCCATGCCTGCGACACGGCCACCGATTTCGCGCTTGCCAAGGCGGTGGGCTGGAAGGCCAAGGTGATCCTGTCGGTTCCCTGCTGCCAGCATGAGCTGAACGGGCAGATGGAAAATGAACTGCTCCGGCCGATCCTTCAGTATGGGCTTATCAAAGAGCGGCTGGCCGCGCTTGTGACCGATGGCCTGCGGGCTCAGTATCTGGAGCGGGAAGGATATGACGTTCAGGTGCTGGAATTTATCGACATGGAGCACACGCCCAAGAATATCCTGCTGCGGGCGGTCCGCACCGGCAGGAAAGGAGAGAATGGCGCCGCGATTCAGGCCTGCGAAGAATTCTTTCATGTTTCCCCCACACTGGGGAAACTTCTGGATCATAAAGGGGATTTGCAATGA
- a CDS encoding HAMP domain-containing sensor histidine kinase encodes MKQHWYKTNLTKMVLIILEHVLVVILVLSFLWLVSYPALREEIFEGNPARKYEDSRGFASQLESKSEQVLNGISASNFFETNGSLDEEKIIDIEEWYKNGEAPGKNVSGLAYRLGDLIEWSNGMTAYDANSSDYMNMENIVVCERPAADGNGKLYQYYTYSDFESAIQNGDLQFAAAVEADAQAGLLQTLQDGYGYQGMESYDDNGEELSKEILNAQGEQEYIDYWNYDGFRVEERFAPIGGGSILDIVNQDAHWNGRLEEAYEELRACVEMIGGQYSEYNAWMSDLQEGDTNYAYIYVDPASQEVYTNREEYQDLGSLETNLETLKDTGKYIIIRPKLADFDTNVAEADASIWRDMVKYSGTNEEDFVFAAAVDTSYPIQDSFYSENRLYEQYGSSAREIALIGLAAGILAIAGCIWLTFAAGRNAKDEELHLCWFDRWKTEIAGAVVMLLWCVPLLMINEGYLWIGNSYYDGYKITYLNEDILPAMIMGAVTAAISCSAFLIGYLSLVRRIKARNLWKNSILRWICSFIYRTFSNLHCLWRRIIMFGGFVLIHWITILCWPSGFWGIFMLAAEGAALVYLVHEAVGREKIKTGIMKISGGEVDYKIPTEELRREQKIIGEQINSIGEGLDAAMEERMKSERLKTDLITNVSHDIKTPLTSIINYVDLLKKENFEDPKIQRYLEILESKAQRLKTLTEDVVEASKVSSGNISLEYMNINFVEMIQQTSGEFEEKFKARNLTEVMDISEEEAYIRADGRRTWRILENIYNNAAKYAMEGTRIYADMKVIDNQVTFSLKNISQQQLNISADELTERFIRGDISRSTEGSGLGLSIAKTLTELQGGQFQLYLDGDLFKVTVIFPLGTGYF; translated from the coding sequence ATGAAACAGCACTGGTATAAAACCAATCTGACGAAAATGGTTTTAATTATTTTGGAACATGTTCTGGTGGTCATCCTGGTGCTCAGCTTTTTGTGGCTGGTTTCTTATCCGGCGCTGAGGGAAGAGATTTTTGAGGGAAATCCGGCCAGAAAATATGAGGATTCCAGGGGATTTGCCTCACAGTTGGAAAGTAAGAGCGAGCAGGTGTTGAATGGCATCAGCGCATCTAACTTTTTTGAAACCAATGGCAGTCTGGATGAAGAGAAGATCATTGATATTGAAGAATGGTATAAGAACGGCGAAGCTCCGGGGAAAAATGTAAGCGGTCTGGCATACCGCCTTGGGGACTTGATAGAGTGGAGCAATGGAATGACCGCTTACGATGCAAATTCTTCCGACTATATGAATATGGAGAATATCGTTGTCTGTGAAAGACCGGCCGCCGATGGAAACGGGAAATTGTATCAATATTATACATATTCGGATTTTGAGTCAGCGATTCAGAACGGCGATTTGCAATTCGCGGCCGCGGTAGAAGCAGATGCTCAGGCAGGGCTTCTGCAGACACTCCAGGATGGATATGGCTATCAGGGGATGGAATCCTATGACGACAATGGGGAAGAATTGTCGAAAGAAATCTTGAATGCGCAGGGAGAGCAGGAGTACATTGATTATTGGAACTACGATGGTTTTCGTGTGGAGGAAAGGTTTGCGCCGATTGGGGGCGGCAGCATCCTGGATATCGTGAATCAGGATGCCCACTGGAATGGACGGCTGGAAGAGGCTTACGAGGAACTGCGGGCCTGTGTTGAGATGATCGGAGGGCAGTATTCGGAATACAATGCCTGGATGTCAGACTTGCAGGAAGGAGATACCAACTATGCGTATATTTACGTAGATCCGGCGAGTCAGGAAGTATATACCAATCGGGAAGAGTATCAGGATCTGGGAAGTCTGGAAACCAATTTGGAGACGTTAAAAGATACAGGAAAATATATTATCATCAGGCCTAAGCTGGCGGACTTTGATACCAATGTGGCGGAAGCGGATGCCTCCATCTGGCGGGATATGGTAAAATATTCCGGAACTAATGAAGAAGATTTTGTCTTTGCCGCAGCGGTGGATACATCCTATCCAATCCAGGACAGCTTCTATTCTGAGAACCGTCTGTACGAACAGTATGGTTCCAGCGCGCGTGAGATCGCTCTTATAGGATTGGCGGCGGGAATCCTGGCCATTGCGGGATGTATTTGGCTGACTTTTGCGGCTGGAAGAAATGCAAAAGATGAAGAACTTCATTTATGCTGGTTTGACCGATGGAAGACGGAGATAGCGGGAGCAGTGGTTATGCTGCTGTGGTGCGTGCCATTGCTTATGATCAACGAGGGGTATCTATGGATTGGAAATTCCTATTACGATGGTTATAAAATTACATATTTAAATGAGGATATACTGCCGGCTATGATCATGGGAGCTGTGACAGCGGCCATTTCCTGCAGCGCGTTTCTGATAGGTTATTTAAGCCTTGTCCGGAGGATTAAAGCAAGAAATTTGTGGAAAAACAGCATCCTTCGCTGGATCTGTTCCTTTATTTATCGGACCTTTTCCAATCTGCACTGTCTGTGGCGGAGGATCATCATGTTTGGAGGGTTTGTGCTGATCCATTGGATAACGATCCTGTGCTGGCCCAGCGGTTTCTGGGGAATATTTATGCTGGCGGCAGAAGGAGCGGCCCTGGTTTATCTTGTACATGAAGCTGTTGGAAGAGAAAAGATCAAAACCGGAATCATGAAAATCTCCGGCGGCGAAGTGGATTATAAGATTCCGACAGAAGAGCTGCGCAGAGAACAGAAGATTATCGGCGAGCAGATCAACTCCATTGGCGAGGGGCTGGATGCCGCTATGGAAGAACGGATGAAGAGTGAACGGCTGAAAACCGATCTGATCACAAATGTATCCCACGATATTAAGACGCCGTTGACTTCCATTATCAACTATGTAGATCTTTTGAAGAAAGAGAATTTTGAGGATCCTAAGATCCAGCGGTATCTGGAGATCCTGGAAAGCAAAGCGCAGAGATTAAAGACCTTGACAGAAGATGTAGTGGAAGCCTCAAAAGTAAGTTCCGGCAATATTTCATTGGAATATATGAATATTAATTTTGTGGAAATGATCCAGCAGACCAGCGGCGAATTTGAAGAAAAATTCAAAGCCAGGAACCTGACAGAAGTGATGGATATTTCGGAGGAAGAAGCATATATCCGGGCTGATGGGAGGAGAACCTGGAGAATTCTGGAAAATATCTATAACAACGCCGCGAAATACGCAATGGAAGGCACACGTATTTACGCGGATATGAAGGTTATAGATAATCAGGTGACTTTCAGTTTGAAAAATATTTCTCAGCAGCAGCTCAATATCTCGGCAGATGAGCTGACCGAACGGTTTATCCGGGGAGATATCTCGAGAAGTACAGAAGGCAGCGGACTGGGGCTGTCCATCGCCAAGACCCTGACAGAACTGCAGGGCGGACAATTCCAGTTGTATCTGGATGGCGATCTCTTCAAAGTAACGGTAATCTTTCCATTGGGGACGGGGTATTTTTAA